Within the Platichthys flesus chromosome 16, fPlaFle2.1, whole genome shotgun sequence genome, the region tcacagctgcagctgtcaTCAGAGATTTGGTTGATACTtaataaaaaggcaaaacaagctttcatggtttttattttgtgtgtgtttcagtggttTTATTACCTGGTTTGGTGACCGTGCCACAGCACCGTGAGCAGGGGTGTGAGGGACAGAAACCACTACATCGTCCAGGCTCTGCCCTTGTGTCTGAGAGCGAGAGACATAGCAGATTATCATACTGTGGAAAAACCAACACATAATGGATAGATTTCTCCATCAGTTATTGCATTAGTGTCTACAGAGCAGCGGCATTTAATTCTGACCACAGCACATCATCAGGGGAGCTTTTATGGGATTTAACTGTCCCTGGGGGCAACATTAACAAACTGAAACCTGGAAGATACAAACAGATGTGAGGAAATACAGCTGGATGGCAGAGGAAGAGCACCACGGCCGGATGGTACTCACCTGTTGTGGCAGGAATCCAGCGGGCCCGGGGAACCGCCGGGTCCTCGTCCTGTGAGGCTCCGAGTGAGGCCTTTTTGAAGGAAGCCTGTTGGAAGCGGATACAAGCTGGACCAGCCGGTTGGTGAGGAGCGGCGTGCGAAGGGGATGAGGGCTGAGCATGCTGGAGTTcatagaggaggagggggctgggGAGACTGTCTCGAAGAAGCCACGGGCCTGAGGGGAGGCTCCTGGAGTTGACCATAGCCTCTGCGGCGGCTGGGCTCGGATTAGTGTCCTGGAAATGGGGCTCGGTGCAGGAGAAGTGGCAGTGAGGCCGGAAAAAAACCCCGGACTGTGCGGAGGCAGGAAAGCAGGGCGGGGAAGCGGAGATCGCATGTGAGTAGACGAGAGGATCTGGGAGGGCGGGTTGTGATTAGACGAGCTACATGGTTGGCGTGCGGTGTTGACCTCCCTGAGCGTCCGATCGGGCAGCGTCTGTAACCCTCCACAGGTCAGGGCTCGAAGCGTCTTGGCTGAAGATGCCGGCTCGGCTCTGGCCACAGATGGAGAGGGGGCGGGAGGTTGGGGCGGCTGACCCATCTGGCCGTCACACTCGTCCAGGTCTGCCAGGTCAACATCCCAATCATCGAAATCATCCTGGGCCGCACAGGGCTTCGGCTGTTGTGCCAAAagtgtgttgttctgtgtggGAGGACGGAGGGAGTGAAGctgtgaggacgaggaggaagaagaggtggagagCTCTCTCAAACCCACAACAACAGtttgtccagcagcagcagcattagtgtgcgtgctgctgctgctgctgcttgaggCGGTGCCATTAAACGGGGCAGTTGATCTCTGAGCACTTCGCTGGAGGTGCTTCCCCTCCGGCTCTGTGTGAGCAGCAGTGGGGGCCCgcagagagcaggaggacaCGACAGCTGCCACATCGGAGGCTCCGGACGCCGAGCGGACAGACCAGTCCGTCCCGGGCAGGTCCTGGGAAACACAGATGGACGATCATCAGGGTACAGACAGCTGACAGTTCACCAGCAGCTGAAATCAAgcgtgtgtgttcctgtgccATTTAAAGCGTAGACCCTACAGGGTGAGGACATGTTGACCTGTCCTCActttaggggttagggttagatttaggttaggttaagggtaAGGGAGCTatgagagggtgtgtgtgtgtgtgtctgtgtttgtttgtgtctctgcagggaaTCACCTCATCATCGAAGTCCTCCCCGATGCTGAACAGGCCGTTGAGTTTACAGGTCTGTGACACAGgaatgaaacaacacacacatgttacatGAAACACTGAGCAGTGTGATAAACTGCATTTAAACGTGTTATACACTCAAACTAGCGTCTTATTAGCATGGGCTGCGTTAGCCTCGTTAGCTGAAGGGTGTTTGCTCACTCACCATCGCAGGCACGCGGACAGAAGCCGTGCGTGATGGTTCAGGTGCAGGGAGAAGCTCGATGCCATTAAACACACGTGTTTataaacagagaggagacgcgACAAGATCACGGGCTGCGTGTGAAGTTACTTTTCCTCGGTAACGCGCCGCAGCGTTCAAACCCGACGTGATGACGTAGACAGTGTTTACAAAAAGAGGGTTGAAGCCAATCGGGAGGGTTCACTCCTCAGGATATCCGTCACCGCGTTCCGTGGCGAGATGATTTGTCTTGAGCTTTGGTGACTTGtagtaaaaacaacacaaaaagaagcttttcagacaaataaaccACAGAGGTACAATGGGAatgaaacacatgaataaaatacGGGATACAAGAGGGAAAGTAATAGTAGTATTAGATTTAATGAAACGCAGAAGCGAAAAGGAAAGTCTTCCTGCAGCATAAACATTGTACCAGGTATATTCCTCTTTGTTTGGTAGTTTTCCTCTGGTTTAATGTAAACTAGAgcaataaatcaaaataaatatcgCTTTATAATTGTCACAGCAATCATATACCAAAAGTCCAGCCTATATTGATTAAAAGTGTACACATTGTGCAAGCATGGTGAGAAGGTTTGACACTTAACTGTCTTTACACTTAAAAATCACACActaaattattatatatattatatgacaTTTATCGTGACAGGAAAAATGAtataacattacattatattttatatttttataatttttgaccATGTAGACCTTATATAGGACATATAGACCATTTATGCCTCAATTTAAACAATAGTCAAGATTCTTTATTTCAATGTCAAGAGATCTAattcattattaaataaattaatcatCAATCAATGTAAACGCAAACATGGCCCAAATAATTTAATACTCAGACAAATTTTTCCATTAACATCTACAAGTACGTTAAGCATCTTAGTTAATCTGTAAGTAATGTTACAGGTGAATGATTACATTTAAGCAAACCGAATATTAGAATATTCTACAAAACAATTTGAAAGTTGTGAATGAATTAGGATGTTGTCTATCTTGACCTTTCTTTCGTCTTGGATTTATCTGCGTTGGCTTTTAACATGCTGGATcaatgctgccatctagtgttcAAAGTGGAATGGTCGAGTGTCAGCTTGCATTCCGATCTATTATTAACTTGCTGAAGTTGTGTTTGAGCAACAAGCTTGTGACTGGGCTCACAGGGAACAGGTCGTTTCACGTGGTGCTTTTATTGTCGTGGTTCTAACTTGAAAGGAAACGCAGCTGAACACAGGAATGGGAGTTTTCACTTGACTTCTGATTGGACCCCAGTGACTCATTGCATTTCCAGTGGAGGGTGAGGAAATGTGTAAGCTGCCATTTATGTAAACAGTACTGCTCAGGGGTATGTGAGGAAACACCCTTTCGCTTTAGAGGATTTCTGTATGAAGTTTCAGCTTAAAGACTATTTACACTAAAGATATTCTCTTTCAAAaccagtttagtttttttatagcTGCGAAAATAGTCATCTCTCTTGCACTGACCACTAAGGTGTCATGTCAGGGAACACATTTCCCTTCACGTCCACGTCCCTGCGCTCTctgagactggagcaggagttTCAGGACTGGGAGAATGCTCGACGAGCGTTGGCCCAGAGGAGGGCCCTGACCCGGGCCCCGCTGCCCCGAGCTCCAAGGCCTCCTCCCAGGCAGCAGCGGCTCCAGGAGGTCCGGGCCCCTCCGTCCCAGGTCCACTGTAGGGACACGACCATCCACAACACCTTCATGTTTGGAGACATGAAGGGGGTGTATGCGGTGCTGAAGGACCCAGGGATGGTCAACGCTCTGATGGAGACGGTGCAGGAGGAGATGGTTTGGACTCCAGAGATGGGTGAGACTTCTTTGTTCTCATCCTCCCTTAGTGTTTTGACTATGTGACATGTCCTCTGTGCTGTCCGTCAGGCATGTGGACGCTGAGCTCCAGGGTGAAGCAGACCTCAGCGTTACGTCTGGCTGCCAGCAGAGGACACGCAGgctgtgtggaggagctgctgtttcGTGGGGCCGAGGTGAACGACGCCCCCGGGGGCCACAGCGCCCTCCACGACGCCTGCATAGGCGGCCACGCTGTCTGCGTCGGGCTGCTGCTGTCCCATGGAGCGGACCCTGAGGTTTTGACTGCAGACGGCAGCGCTCCTCTTCACCTCTGCAACTCTGCAGAGTCTCTCCAGTGAGTGAAAGAGCAAACTGATCGTTTTATAGAACATTAAAAACACCATGCTGCTCTCTGTTGGGCCCACATTGTCTTCAGGGTTCGCTGAGGTTGAGTCCTTATCACTTTTAAGAGTAAGGTCAATTGCCTGACAAGAATATAAGAAGAATCCACTTTTCCTAAAAGGTTTAAGAATATCACTTCATGAACCACTTCAttttctgaacaaacatttgtgagaaaagatgtttttggTATTGTAGAGGTTGATGCTCGTGCACAGTGTGATCATAACCTGTGCACTTTGTCTCAGCTGTGCCGAGTTGCTGTTGGATGGAGGTGCAGATGTTGACGTGAGGTTGAGGGAGTCAAGGCTCACACCTCTGCACGTGGCGGCTCGGCGAGGCCTGGAGCAGCACGTGGAGCTCTTCCTGAGCCACAGGGCGGACGTGCTGGTCACgaacagagagggggagacccCTCTGAACGCTGCTTGCTCCGGAGCCGAGAGGCCGTCCGAGTCCGGCCGCTACCTCCGAGTGATTCAAATGCTGCTGGACGCAGGAGCTGACCCCAGAACTTCGGGCAGGAAGCAGCACACACCCCTGCACAACGCCTGCTCCAACTGCTGCTCCAGGATCGTAAGCGTCCTCCTGCAGCACGGAGCCAAGGCTAACGTCGAAAACTGTGCAGGATTCACACCGATGGACTGTCTGCTGCAGGTAGCAGAGGAGGGAGTGAAGTCAAATTTGGTATTTTGAAAGATGGCCATATATTTAGCTCAGGCAAAATCAGCACTCTGTTTCTTGTTCCTTAAGGTGGTGGAAGATTACTTGGACCAGCAGCCAGAAGAAGTAGCACGATCCCTTCTCAACCACGGAGCCAAGACCGTTTCACCAAAGGTTCCAATCATCATTCACACTGAGAGAATTTCATGACTCGTGCATGTGAATGAAGTGTTAGCTAATACAGGGGTGATAGAaaaggtgagagggagaaaggaatTGTGGGGAAAAAGGATCAATTTGTAATGCTCTTATGATGAAGGCAATTGTAAAAATAGTTTAAatatcaaagaaacaaaaattgCTTTTTACATGTGATACTGTAAAATGTCCTTTTAGACAAGTTAGATAAGGATAAACCCATGAAACcatccctctcctctgttttaatgtagttttaaatTCCATTCAGCAgaactttttctttaaaatgttcagaGTTTGtaggatttaggtgaaagggattcATTTTCAGTAATTGAATATGACATAATCCTAGTGATATTATCAATCATGTCTTTCCTctaaattataaaaagaaaatttaCCCTAGAATAGGacctttatatataaatactttatatttacatcgggagcacgtcctctctacggaggccccCCTGTTGTTTACAGGAGCCCAAAGTTTACAAACTAAactccttttgagtttttatgacaactgaaggctaccacaggttctccttcatgtttggaaggggatggtaaggtgaggggtgttcagctgaaacatgcaacttcaccactaggtgtcactaaatcctactgaacctttaaagtagCTGAATATCCTGTCATGGAGACATTTTCTTACCTGCTCTGTCCTCCCTGCAGAAGCTGAAGCAgtgcttcctctctcctgccaCCCTGGAGGTGATGCTGAACTCGTACACGTCCGTCCCTCCCTGTGAATGGATTGACTCCGTGTCTGCTGACATAAAGGAGGTGAGTCCAAgcacttctcctcttcctcttcatcacccaGCTCTCGATCatatctctgtttttctccctctctgcctcaggACCACCGGCCTTTCTTCGAGCTGGTGCGTCAGCGGAGCGGCCAGCCTCGCTCTCTGCAGCACCTGTGTCGGTGTGCTCTACGCCTGCACCTCGGGGCCCGGTGTCTCTCTGCAGTCAGTAAACTGGACGTTCCCAGCTCTGTGAGGGATTATGTGCTGCTGTGTAACGACGGGACGCTCCACTGACTTTGTGTTGAATGATCTAAACAGGATGGTGCTTTTTGggagtgtttttaatgttacttTTGTTTGGACAGTGTATACTTTGAAAAAGTATATTCATTTTATGTGTAATGTCTGAATGACAATACAAGGAACTTGGACATCTCATGAGATATCATTGTTTTacgttttctttattttcttcaggATACAGGGTTTATCTAACAGGTGTTTTAACCTTAATTTGTAATTTCTCTATTAAAATCGAGTTATAAATAACCCCATCATATATTAGATAGATATAGAATTTAAATGTATCCTTGAAATGATCCAGAATGCACCAGAACAGGAATAATCAGTATATTATTAGACCCCAtcgtgaatatatatatatagacacacagaatatttattttttaactggaAGTCATCTATATGTTATGAGGAGGAGCGACCGGGACGAGCCGTCACCAAAGCAGGCGCCCCCTGTGGCCGGCCGACGTCACGCCGCCTCagtggttgtttgttttgtgtgtaaagCAGCAGCTGCTAACTGGCGTTTAGCTTCGTCCTCAAACATGCGCTGATTTCCCAGCAGCCAGGTAAGATCTCCGCTTCTCTGCCCCGCGGCGGCTTCCGCTCTCACCACACTCTGCACATCCTTTACTCCATCACACCCGCGGCGGCGAAACACACCGCGAACCGCCGAAGGTCGTATTTCAGCTAGCAGGGAGGGCTAGCTCACAAGCTAACTTAGCTTAGCTGAAATGTTCTGTGGGAAAAAGCAGCAGGTCGGAGACAGTGGGACAAGTTAGCAGCTCGACACGTCGGATTCCACGTCTGTGTGCTTAACACAGGAGGTGTGGACGTGGAGTTGACCAACAAAGGGTCGAGTTGAGCATATATTAGCCGGATGGTAATACTTAGCATCACAGCTACAGGTTCACAGCTGTTGACCAGCCCAAGAAGCTGCTGCCGATCTTTACGTAAAGTAACGATCTCGCTGAATAACCAAGTCAAAGCACGTTAACCGGTTGGCTGGGTGTGTCCTGCCAGATGTGTTGTCTTACTAATAAAAACATCTGGCTGCGAACTCACACGTTTACAGACTTTTATTGATTCGAGGTAAACACATGAACCAGGATTGTGTTCTACCCGAACCTCAGTCCCAGCTCACCTCATCGGGACATACCATTTTATTTACTGCTAAGTgggagctttaaaaaaacaacaactaaacatgttttttactgTCATCATAAAAGCCATTGGTGGGACGTATTGATCAATTGTTACATTGAAATacctatatttatttataaggaCAATACACATGAATCAGAATTTCTGTAATTGTGCCACTGTTAATTTGAGATCCATTTAAGtgatacaatttaaaaaatatatatataatttatcaaTCTATATATGTCAAAGTCAGCAAAAGCACCAAGTGAGAGattatttctgtaatgtgtgtatttcctGTTAATTGTTGCTTTGTGCTGAAGGTGGTTTAATCACTTTGTTGATCAAAATAAAACGAATGACAATGTTCTGCTGATCAAATGGTTTTCAGTTGTCGAGCACAAATGAGAACTTGGGTTTCAGCTTCTCAGTTTTAAAGATTTGCTGTTTGTCTTCATCTGCGTCACGAtcaaatgtctgaaaacagacaTCGTCAAGATGTCGCCTTTGGCTTTAAAAACACGATCAgccattttacttttttcaaaCAGTTGTTCAAGAGTGAAAATCATTTAACCAGCCGATGAAGCAATCATGACATATATCAAATCATTTGTTGCAGTTTCTAACATAACATCACAAGTGGAACATGTGTCCTCTGGTAAATCCAGTGAAGCAGGAAATGTGATCTAAATACATAACACTGTAAATCCAGTGTTACCACAGACGAGTCCTGCTGATCACTGATAAACATTTTCCACGGCGACCTCGTATAACTGCAGATAGGAGCAAACACCCCGGTGTGAATCAGACTGAAAGGCTGTCTGACATGTAGTGTTCAGATGGAGTTGCTGTACATTCTGTTCTGCTCATGTTCCCTCGTCTTCTGATGGTTTTCCACCTGCCTGTCTGGTGTTGTTTGTTCCCTGTTATAAATGTTGTTGAGacaagtgctatataaatacattttattgtcatattCCGCAGGTTCTTAATGTTAGAAATGAAATAAGTAGATCTGATGAGTTTAAAAATGGATGATTATagatttcattctttttctcttATGTTTACATATGCACTTCCACATTATATTCCCAGAGATTAtaatagatttattttgaatgtttcCATCATATAAGACGATGACACATTTAGGACTCTGCCTACACAACTAACATGTTTTTACTCAATGTTGCTTTGTTGTTGTGCAGAAAGTGAAGCCCACGcgtttcttgtgtttttgtgtggacCAGGTTCGGAGGACAGAGATGGCAGTGTGTGCACTGACCATGCTGGACGGGATGGAGGGGGAGGTCACGGCAGCAGGCGGCGTGTTGCTCCTGGTCCTGGCGCTCGTCTTGGCTTGGGTCTCTACCCACGTGGCCGACCGAGGCGACCACATCCTGGGCACCATCCTCACTGTGGGAGCCCACGCCTCACTGATCGGACTGGGAGCCCACGACAGCTACAGTGCGGGGTCCCCAGGCGCAGACGCCCCCGAACAGCAGGCTGCTCCGCCCTCGCAGGAGAACAAGTCCGATGACGGCGAGCCGggggctgagagaggagagggggagggtgCGGAGGGGGTCAGGGCGGATCTGCTGCTGGACATTCAGTGCAAACCACCGCAGGCCGGAGGACACACTTCcgatgaggaggaagatgacgtttatgaggaagaggaggaggatgaggaggagctggaagaggaaaataaaagggtTATGAAGTCTATCTCTGTTTTGACCAGTACCATCTCtcccgccaccaccaccattactcctcctcctcctcctcctcctcctattaCTACTAACACTACCACTACCATTTCTCTTCGACTCAAGTATTTAAATGacacggaggaggtggctgTTGTGGAACCACAAGATACAGTGGGAGTACTGAAAAGGTAAAAATATACTCAAACATCCACAGATAAAGTTCAAACATAAATCTTTAATATGCCATTCAACCGTTCCTCTTTCTCACCTCTTCTCTTCCCCAGTAAATACTTCTCAGGTCGGGAGCATCTGACAAAACTGATCTACCAAGGCCAGTTGCTGCAGGACCCCAAGAAGACTTTGTTATCCCTAAACATTACCCACAACAGCGTGATCCACTGCCACATCTCCCAGGTTCTGCAGGAGGCTGatccagaggaagaggatgagtcCGGGACCGGGGTCTCGTCCGGAGTCTCCGGGGGATTCAGAGCCGCGGGCGTGGccatcagcaccagcagccTGGTGGTGCCCGTGTTCGTGGTGATACTGGCCGTGGTGTGGTACTTCCGCATCAACTACAGGCAGTTCTTCACTGCCCCTGCGACCATCTCCCTCGTGGGAGTCACTGTGTTCTTCAGCTTTCTGATCTTTGGGATGCACAGCCGCTAAAACGGCAGAGAGGGGACTGAATGTTTTGAGgtaaaaattaaaatgaattataGAGCCCGCAGCAAGTGGGCGAACATCTGGAGAGATGGGCTAATCATAAAAAGAGGCCTTGGTGCAGAAACCACAGCTGAGgagtgtgagtgtatgtgtgggtggatGGGTTAGCCTGTTTGTGCACGTACCAGGATTACAAAATAAGATGAGTGATTGTACAATACATGTGGGTAAATACTAATCTGCAGTGAGTGAAGTTCTGTGTAAACGGAACCATCATTTAGCTTCTCTTCAGACACGACGTAGTGGTTCACACCACGTTTTAATCCTCCTTCTCTCGTCTGCTCTTTTACTGTCGTTAGTccagtttctgtgttttaagaagaaaaaagatgcGAGAATCCCAAGTCTTAATGGAACCACTCActgtttgtgctgtgtgtgccAGTTGGAGTCTTTACCATGATTTAGAGTTTATGTGAATGATTTAAAGATCCGCCTGGACGCTGTGCCGACGACCTCGAATATTTTTTGTTGCTCAACAATGTAGAAAGAGGCTAATTTAAATAATCTCTAGACTTTAAAATAGACACTTTTTGAGAAGatattgtaaatatattgtgtattttctgtaaataacataaaaaagatGAACTGAATCAGATGAACCTGCATCTGGCACTTAAAAGATTTGGAGTGGGATGTAAAACCCTCCTGATTACGCTGGACTGCTCTGGCTTCAGTGATGTCTCAGATTAAAGCTTTTCAAACCATCCCGGTTTCTAGTGTTTATTGATCCGATGAACGAGTCTGTGTGCGACCTGCgtttatttatacaaacatcATTATGCACGGCAGCAGAGAGAAATAACCCACGAATCATCACATTATGTTCAGATACAACAGTCCAGTCACACATGCACTTATTTGGGCATGGtacagaaaaatatatagaacCTACAACATTGCATTCTCTTTCATTTGCAATAAAGAGTCACACCAGAACATCAGCTGTTGCGGCTtcattcacaaataaaaaggaacaaaataatGGATCATGTCCACCGTTTATTTTTAGTGCACGTCACAAGACTCCACTGGAAAAGATTCAGAAGGGTGCACGTTGTCATGCAGATCTTGAGAAATGAAGTGAAGAAAAGAACTGGTCATACTGGAAATGAGTTCAACTGTATATTACATGTGAAAATTGAAAAAGATTTAAGAGACTGTACATAAAGGATTTTCGGGGGAGGGAGGTGTCCTATAAGAAATCTTTA harbors:
- the hrob gene encoding homologous recombination OB-fold protein; this encodes MTCKLNGLFSIGEDFDDEDLPGTDWSVRSASGASDVAAVVSSCSLRAPTAAHTEPEGKHLQRSAQRSTAPFNGTASSSSSSSTHTNAAAAGQTVVVGLRELSTSSSSSSSQLHSLRPPTQNNTLLAQQPKPCAAQDDFDDWDVDLADLDECDGQMGQPPQPPAPSPSVARAEPASSAKTLRALTCGGLQTLPDRTLREVNTARQPCSSSNHNPPSQILSSTHMRSPLPRPAFLPPHSPGFFSGLTATSPAPSPISRTLIRAQPPQRLWSTPGASPQARGFFETVSPAPSSSMNSSMLSPHPLRTPLLTNRLVQLVSASNRLPSKRPHSEPHRTRTRRFPGPAGFLPQQTQGQSLDDVVVSVPHTPAHGAVARSPNQVSSSQTEEDEFSGGAWAAMKAEMGLDERNPSCFLQTYSVVMVLRKAALKQLAKNKVPNMAVLLKSIVHTNTDAKAVFKDPTGEIQGTVHRRLLEERAEELKVGAVLLLKQVGVFSPSHRNHYLNVTQNNLLRIYTSDGVSLSSTQLPQLVLEPVLQSTAQPPTIRREPVSQMHLVFDEEEDEGQEGGRCTEGGKDPQAPTDGRLCSSGGPQQPAGNPAPQNPDWDADDDLDELLGELPEDTYSL
- the asb16 gene encoding ankyrin repeat and SOCS box protein 16 — protein: MSGNTFPFTSTSLRSLRLEQEFQDWENARRALAQRRALTRAPLPRAPRPPPRQQRLQEVRAPPSQVHCRDTTIHNTFMFGDMKGVYAVLKDPGMVNALMETVQEEMVWTPEMGMWTLSSRVKQTSALRLAASRGHAGCVEELLFRGAEVNDAPGGHSALHDACIGGHAVCVGLLLSHGADPEVLTADGSAPLHLCNSAESLHCAELLLDGGADVDVRLRESRLTPLHVAARRGLEQHVELFLSHRADVLVTNREGETPLNAACSGAERPSESGRYLRVIQMLLDAGADPRTSGRKQHTPLHNACSNCCSRIVSVLLQHGAKANVENCAGFTPMDCLLQVVEDYLDQQPEEVARSLLNHGAKTVSPKKLKQCFLSPATLEVMLNSYTSVPPCEWIDSVSADIKEDHRPFFELVRQRSGQPRSLQHLCRCALRLHLGARCLSAVSKLDVPSSVRDYVLLCNDGTLH
- the tmub2 gene encoding transmembrane and ubiquitin-like domain-containing protein 2 translates to MAVCALTMLDGMEGEVTAAGGVLLLVLALVLAWVSTHVADRGDHILGTILTVGAHASLIGLGAHDSYSAGSPGADAPEQQAAPPSQENKSDDGEPGAERGEGEGAEGVRADLLLDIQCKPPQAGGHTSDEEEDDVYEEEEEDEEELEEENKRVMKSISVLTSTISPATTTITPPPPPPPPITTNTTTTISLRLKYLNDTEEVAVVEPQDTVGVLKSKYFSGREHLTKLIYQGQLLQDPKKTLLSLNITHNSVIHCHISQVLQEADPEEEDESGTGVSSGVSGGFRAAGVAISTSSLVVPVFVVILAVVWYFRINYRQFFTAPATISLVGVTVFFSFLIFGMHSR